The nucleotide sequence GCCAGCGCGAGTCCGGCTTCTCCCTCGTGGGAGACGTCGTCGCCATTCCGTAGGAGACTGCCCTCATGAGAGTCCGCCTCACTCCGTTGCTCCTGCTCGCCGCGCTGGTCTTCTCCGGCGTGGCGGGCGCCGCCGATGCGCAGCCTGGGCCCCGGTGGCTGGGACCGAAGAAGCCCGCGAAGGTGCAGCGCGTGGTGACGCTGGCTCCGTCCCTCTCGGAGATGGTGATCGCCCTGGGGGCGGGCAGCTCTCTGGTGGGGGTGTCCCGCTTCGACACGGACAAGAGCGTGGAGAAGCTGCCCCGCGTGGGCGGCTTCGTGGATCCGTCCGTGGAGGCCGTCATCGCGCTCAAGCCGGACGTGGTGCTCGTCCAGCCGGGCCCTGGCAACCAGCGGCCCGTGGAGCGCATGGCCGAGCTCGGCGTCCCCGTGCTCCTGCTGCCCCTGCACACCGTGGCGGACACGCTCGCCGCCTTGCGTGCGGTGGGGCAGGCGCTCAGCCGCGTCCAGGAGGCCGACGCGCTCGTCTCCCGCATC is from Hyalangium minutum and encodes:
- a CDS encoding ABC transporter substrate-binding protein, which gives rise to MRVRLTPLLLLAALVFSGVAGAADAQPGPRWLGPKKPAKVQRVVTLAPSLSEMVIALGAGSSLVGVSRFDTDKSVEKLPRVGGFVDPSVEAVIALKPDVVLVQPGPGNQRPVERMAELGVPVLLLPLHTVADTLAALRAVGQALSRVQEADALVSRIEAIRSRIREAAKKLPTPRVLLAYGFEPLVVAGPGSFADELLRDAGAVNVAADAGSAYPVYSVERAVRAKPDVVVDAADVDVGKEKIQALPGLSAARWVEVPSFALLQPGPSLGKGLEELFGLLHPGVQVR